The Bacteroidota bacterium region ATCAAATTGCAGTCGAATATTTTCATCATTCATGTTTAGGTTTCCTGAAAATAAATTTTTCTCAAAAAGCCCTGATAATTCTGCATTTTTGTATTGGTAATTATTTAGTTCTATTGAGTTTATGTGCCCCTTCAAAAAGGCTTGTATGTTGTCTTGTTTTAAGCCTTTTCCATCTATTTCTGCGTTTAGATTAATAGTTCCAATAGAAGAAGTTTTAAGTAAAGCCCCTAAATCAAAATTTGCTGTTGAAATATTTCCTTGGTAAGAATACTTTCTTTTGGGGTCAGTTGTTTTATTTAGAATCAAGTCGGTTTTAATAGAGCCAAATGAAGAATTCGTTACTCCATACGCAATAAAATCGTCCAGAAAACCTGTAAAACTACCTGAGAAATTGAAACTATCAGGAATGTTAATATTATTGGGCAATTCTATAAAAGTATTGTCTGTAAATGGGTATAGTGGAATGGAAAGTAAATCTTTTTTATTGGAAGCTATTTTTGTAAAGTGTAAAAACAAGAATGTTTCATCAATATTGGGCAGTCCTTTAAAATTAAAATCACCGGCAATGGTTGTTTTTTCAAACATATCTAGGGTTACTTTTCTACATTTTAAATCATTTACAAAACCATCTATTTTGCCAGTTAGTTTTATTTTATTCTTAATGCCTTTTAATTGTGGTGCAAAATAGGCAATGTCTTCTGTATACACGATTGACTCTTGAAATTTGCCATGCATTTTTACCTGCTCAATAAAATCAAGGTAGTCGGAATAAGTTTTGTATTTGAATTCTAATTGCCCGTTAACGGAAGAGCTATCGGTTTCGATATGTAAATCGTTTATAAATAGGTTTGTTGACGATACTATAGACTTTCCGGAGAAGTCTGTTAAGTTGAAGCCACATTTTTCTTTGGCGCTTAAATGTGTAATAGAAGAAAAAATAGAATCACGTTCAAATCGCGTATTTTTTAGATTGCAGTTTATGATATTTATATCTAAATCCCAGTAGTTCATTCCCGGCATTGGTTCAATATTGGGTTCGTCTTTATAAATAAAATGTACGTTTTTAAGTGTTAGGTCTGCGATTACAATTTTTATGTTTGATGCGGAAGTGTCCTTTGAGTCAGAACTAAATGCGTTTACAATAAATTCGTAGTTGAAATCTTTTTCTTTTTTGCCTCTATGAAGCTTTACAGTAGCATCTTCAAGAATAATATTATTGGTGTAAAAGTAATTGCTGTCAAATTCAAGTCTTGTTGGATTAATTTTAAGAAGACCTATGTAGGCAAGTGTGTCTTGTTTTAAGTCTTGTACATACACCCCTTCTAAAATCAAGTGTGTGGGCCAACCAATATCAACTCCTTTAACAGAAACTTTTGTATGTAATTTTTCTTCTAAATAGGCTGTTAGTTTTTTTACTAACCATGTTTGTACCGTAGACGATTTGAATATAACATATGCCAATATGAATAGGACAAAAACGATACCCGTAATTGAGTACACTATTTTTCTAATCCACTTACTTTTTTTAATATTTAGTTTTTCCTCTGCCACTTTACATTTTCCTGCTAAATATAATTATTAAGATCTGTTACATAATCAGATATAAGCATGTTTTTGTATAACTTTGTCTTTACAATACAATGCAAATAGCGTTCCAATGAGCAATAGTGTTAAAACAATTCTTGCAATAGAATCTTCATGTGATGATACGGGCGCTGCTATTTGCAGAAACAATACAATTTTAGCGAATGAAATAGCTAACCAACTTGTGCATAAGCAATATGGAGGTGTGGTTCCTGAGTTAGCATCTAGGGCGCACCTTCAAAATATTATTCCGGTGGTTGATGTATGTCTTGCAAAAGCCAATGTTTCTTTAATTGAAATAGATGCAGTTGCATTTACCAGAGGTCCGGGATTAATGGGCTCTTTGCTAGTAGGAGGTTCTTTTGCAAAAAGTGTGGCTCTTGCCTTGAATAAGCCATTAATTGAGGTTAATCACATGCAAGGGCACGTTTTGGCACTATTTATAAAGAATGAACATGAGAACTGTCCAAAGTTTCCGTTTTTATG contains the following coding sequences:
- the tsaD gene encoding tRNA (adenosine(37)-N6)-threonylcarbamoyltransferase complex transferase subunit TsaD — translated: MSNSVKTILAIESSCDDTGAAICRNNTILANEIANQLVHKQYGGVVPELASRAHLQNIIPVVDVCLAKANVSLIEIDAVAFTRGPGLMGSLLVGGSFAKSVALALNKPLIEVNHMQGHVLALFIKNEHENCPKFPFLCLTVSGGHTQIVLVKDYLDMEVVGETLDDAAGEAFDKVAKILDLPYPGGPLVDKYAQEGNPYKFKFPIANVPDLNFSFSGLKTSFLYLINNSQKINKNFVSENLVDLCASVQHTIIDTLLA